The DNA sequence TATGAAGAGATACTTCGTTTAAAACATGAATTTGTGAACTCTACTACTAATAATAGTTTTCTAACTTTTAGAGAGTTTATGGAAGAGATTTATTTAAAATATTATCAACAAAAAGTTCAATTTGTAACTTATCAGACCGCTTTACCACATCATCAGTTATTTATTAAGCAATTTGGTAGTAAAAAATTATCAGATATTAGTACTATTGACTGTGAAAGATTTCGCTTAGCTATTATAGACAAGTATTCTAGTAACTATGCTAAAAATATGTGGTCTAGATTTAAAGCATGTCTGGGCTATGCAGAAAGATTGGGTTATATTGATAGAGTTCCTTTTAAAGGATTAGATAATCCTAGAGGAAAGCACCCTGATACAAAATTTTGGACATTTGATGAATTTAAGAAGGTAATAAACTCTTTTGATATTAGTGAGTATGAGGGACTCCATAATTACATGACGATCTGGTTATATTTTATGACTGGTTTAAGAGTTAGTGAGGGTATTGCTCTTAAATGGGAAGATATTGATTTTGAACGTAAATGGATTCATGTTCATTCGACGATTGAGAAAGATAAAAACGGTGTATGGTATGCTAAACAACAAACAAAGACAGTAGCAGGGAATCGTAAAATTGATTTAGATGATTTTACGATTACAATACTTAAAAAATGGCGAGAAGTTCAAATCAAGAATGATGATAAAGATTATGTAATATCACGTTTTGGTGCCCCCTTGTGTAAGTCTACAATTTCTAGGATAATAAAAAGGCATGCTAAGATTACTGGCGTACCAGAAATTACGGGGAAAGGATTAAGACATAGTCATGCATCTTATCTTATAAATGTGTTACATAAGGATACTTTATATGTTTCATATCGATTAGGACACGCTGATAAGTCAACCACGTTGAATACATATAGTCACTGGTATTATTCAGGTGATTCAACAATTTCAGAAGAGATTACAAACAGTTTAGATAATCTTGGATTATCAATTTACCTACCAAATTCCTGCCAGAGTTGAAAATTGAGGAATTAACCCACTAATACTGGGAGAAAATAGGATTTGCAAATTGTTACTCTTAAATAATAGAGCAACTACATTAGTAGCTTAAAAATATGATTAAACCGCTATTCTTAGGAGTAGCGGTTTTTCTTTATAATTGAAAAGAGAAAATTTATAAAGTGTCTCCAGTTGTTCCATAAGATTTTCATCATAAAGTTCTGGAGTTTGATTAGAGAACCATGTCAATCAAACTCCAACGCTCGGTAAAGCGATGATGTATCTGTGGAAGGAGAT is a window from the Streptococcus oralis genome containing:
- a CDS encoding tyrosine-type recombinase/integrase — encoded protein: MVISKTKKYKGVYKDSKGKIYFQIELGVDPITGKRIQKKGRKNQQGLPFNSFKEAYEEILRLKHEFVNSTTNNSFLTFREFMEEIYLKYYQQKVQFVTYQTALPHHQLFIKQFGSKKLSDISTIDCERFRLAIIDKYSSNYAKNMWSRFKACLGYAERLGYIDRVPFKGLDNPRGKHPDTKFWTFDEFKKVINSFDISEYEGLHNYMTIWLYFMTGLRVSEGIALKWEDIDFERKWIHVHSTIEKDKNGVWYAKQQTKTVAGNRKIDLDDFTITILKKWREVQIKNDDKDYVISRFGAPLCKSTISRIIKRHAKITGVPEITGKGLRHSHASYLINVLHKDTLYVSYRLGHADKSTTLNTYSHWYYSGDSTISEEITNSLDNLGLSIYLPNSCQS